Proteins from a genomic interval of Cucumis melo cultivar AY chromosome 7, USDA_Cmelo_AY_1.0, whole genome shotgun sequence:
- the LOC103502481 gene encoding choline-phosphate cytidylyltransferase 2-like isoform X1 produces the protein MAEVKPGDSTTNITTDTTTTAFNGSQNHSNSDQPTDRPVRVYADGIYDLFHFGHARSLEQAKKSFPNTFLLVGCCNDETTHKFKGKTVMTEAERYESLRHCKWVDEVIPDAPWVISQEFIDKHKIDFVAHDSLPYADASGAGKDVYEFVKKIGKFKETKRTEGISTSDIIMRIVKDYNQYVLRNLDRGYSRKELGVSYVKEKRLRVNMRLKKLQEKVKEHQEKVGEKIQTVAKTAGMHRNEWVENADRWVAGFLEMFEEGCHKMGTAIRDRIQERLMGAQQLKYISNGKDSDSDLDEEYYYDDDDNEEYYDDDDDDFYEEFEKDEKKR, from the exons ATGGCGGAGGTGAAGCCCGGCGATTCCACCACCAACATCACTACCGACACCACCACCACCGCTTTCAACGGTTCTCAAAACCATTCGAATTCCGATCAGCCAACGGACCGTCCGGTTCGAGTCTACGCTGATGGGATCTACGATCTCTTCCATTTTGGTCACGCTCGCTCTCTCGAGCAAGCCAAGAAATC GTTCCCGAATACCTTTTTGCTAGTTGGGTGTTGTAATGATGAGACTACCCACAAGTTTAAAGGGAAAACTGTTATGACTGAAGCTGAACGATATGAATCTCTTCGCCATTGCAA gTGGGTGGATGAAGTGATTCCTGATGCACCCTGGGTGATCTCTCAAGAATTTATTGACAAGCACAAGATTGACTTTGTGGCCCATGATTCTCTTCC TTATGCTGATGCTTCTGGGGCTGGGAAAGATGTTTATGAATTT GTTAAAAAGATTGGAAAGTTTAAGGAAACAAAAAGGACGGAAGGAATCTCAACTTCAGACATTATCATGAGGATTGTGAAAGATTATAATCAGTATGTACTGCGCAATTTGGACCGTGGTTATTCAAGGAAAGAGCTTGGAGTCAGCTATGTGAAG GAAAAACGGCTGAGAGTAAATATGAGATTGAAGAAATTACAGGAGAAAGTTAAGGAGCATCAAGAAAAAGTGGGAGAAAAG ATTCAAACAGTTGCAAAAACTGCTGGCATGCACCGGAATGAATGGGTAGAAAATGCTGATCGTTGGGTAGCTGGGTTTCTAGAGATGTTTGAAGAAGGTTGTCATAAGATG GGCACGGCCATCAGAGATCGAATTCAAGAGCGATTGATGGGGGCACAGCAGctgaaatatatatcaaatggCAAGGACAGTGACTCAGACCTTGATGAAGAATATTATTACGACGATGATGATAATGAAGAATACTATGATGACGATGACGATGACTTCTatgaagaatttgagaaagatgaaaagaaaaggtaG
- the LOC103502481 gene encoding choline-phosphate cytidylyltransferase 2-like isoform X2 yields the protein MAEVKPGDSTTNITTDTTTTAFNGSQNHSNSDQPTDRPVRVYADGIYDLFHFGHARSLEQAKKSFPNTFLLVGCCNDETTHKFKGKTVMTEAERYESLRHCKWVDEVIPDAPWVISQEFIDKHKIDFVAHDSLPYADASGAGKDVYEFVKKIGKFKETKRTEGISTSDIIMRIVKDYNQYVLRNLDRGYSRKELGVSYEKRLRVNMRLKKLQEKVKEHQEKVGEKIQTVAKTAGMHRNEWVENADRWVAGFLEMFEEGCHKMGTAIRDRIQERLMGAQQLKYISNGKDSDSDLDEEYYYDDDDNEEYYDDDDDDFYEEFEKDEKKR from the exons ATGGCGGAGGTGAAGCCCGGCGATTCCACCACCAACATCACTACCGACACCACCACCACCGCTTTCAACGGTTCTCAAAACCATTCGAATTCCGATCAGCCAACGGACCGTCCGGTTCGAGTCTACGCTGATGGGATCTACGATCTCTTCCATTTTGGTCACGCTCGCTCTCTCGAGCAAGCCAAGAAATC GTTCCCGAATACCTTTTTGCTAGTTGGGTGTTGTAATGATGAGACTACCCACAAGTTTAAAGGGAAAACTGTTATGACTGAAGCTGAACGATATGAATCTCTTCGCCATTGCAA gTGGGTGGATGAAGTGATTCCTGATGCACCCTGGGTGATCTCTCAAGAATTTATTGACAAGCACAAGATTGACTTTGTGGCCCATGATTCTCTTCC TTATGCTGATGCTTCTGGGGCTGGGAAAGATGTTTATGAATTT GTTAAAAAGATTGGAAAGTTTAAGGAAACAAAAAGGACGGAAGGAATCTCAACTTCAGACATTATCATGAGGATTGTGAAAGATTATAATCAGTATGTACTGCGCAATTTGGACCGTGGTTATTCAAGGAAAGAGCTTGGAGTCAGCTAT GAAAAACGGCTGAGAGTAAATATGAGATTGAAGAAATTACAGGAGAAAGTTAAGGAGCATCAAGAAAAAGTGGGAGAAAAG ATTCAAACAGTTGCAAAAACTGCTGGCATGCACCGGAATGAATGGGTAGAAAATGCTGATCGTTGGGTAGCTGGGTTTCTAGAGATGTTTGAAGAAGGTTGTCATAAGATG GGCACGGCCATCAGAGATCGAATTCAAGAGCGATTGATGGGGGCACAGCAGctgaaatatatatcaaatggCAAGGACAGTGACTCAGACCTTGATGAAGAATATTATTACGACGATGATGATAATGAAGAATACTATGATGACGATGACGATGACTTCTatgaagaatttgagaaagatgaaaagaaaaggtaG
- the LOC103502514 gene encoding VQ motif-containing protein 22-like, translating into MANQWLNMYNQNNLPNTQLPFHLSDHDHLSSNNNSDVVSDSTVVTTAVSSATTPPASSSGLNPDGTRVTKPVRKRSRASRRTPTTLLNTDAANFRAMVQQFTGGPSNANSNLHNFVTFGFPCNSQTLFDPASAAAYQVQDPPQQQQQQQSVFQFQNQPPPLMFSLSNSGGGDAFFQQGGGSRSNNNNNNNNNRNYMGGF; encoded by the coding sequence ATGGCAAATCAATGGCTCAATATGTACAATCAAAACAATCTTCCAAACACTCAACTCCCCTTTCATCTCTCCGATCACGATCACCTCAGTTCAAACAATAACTCCGATGTAGTTTCTGATTCCACCGTCGTCACTACCGCCGTCTCCTCCGCCACTACCCCACCAGCCTCATCATCCGGTCTGAACCCAGATGGGACCCGAGTTACCAAGCCGGTCCGGAAGAGGTCCAGAGCCTCTAGACGGACCCCAACCACTTTACTCAATACGGACGCCGCAAATTTCCGAGCCATGGTCCAGCAATTCACCGGTGGCCCGTCTAACGCTAATAGTAACCTCCACAATTTTGTCACATTCGGGTTCCCCTGTAATTCCCAAACCCTTTTCGACCCGGCTTCCGCCGCCGCCTACCAGGTCCAAGATCCGccgcagcagcagcagcagcagcagtcGGTATTCCAATTCCAAAACCAGCCACCGCCGCTTATGTTCTCGTTGAGTAATTCGGGAGGCGGTGATGCGTTTTTTCAACAAGGTGGAGGATCGAGAagtaacaacaacaacaacaacaacaataacagaAATTACATGGGGGGGTTTTGA